The DNA region GTAGTGGGTGTTTGGCCTTCCATTCCGCAATCTGCGCATACCACTCCTCAAAGTCTCCGGCCCAGTTTCGTTCGATCTGGCTAGCTTCTTTGTTGAGTTCACCAAGCACTTGCCTGACATCGCCCACAATCGGGACATCGACATGCACAGTTTTTCTGATTGAGGTAGGATCGATGTCGACATGGATAATCTTGCATTGTTTGCCGAATTCGGACAGCTTCCCAGTCACCCGATCGCTAAATCGAGACCCGATGGCGATCATGAGATCGCAATGTATCATTGCCATATTTGACCAGTAGGTCCCGTGCATTCCCGTCATGCCGAGCCATAGCGGATCGGATGTATCGAACGCGCCTAAACCCATCAACGTCAGCACAACCGGGATCCGGGTCGTAGCGACCAGTTCGCGGAGCTCTTCGTACGCCTCCGCGTGAATGATCCCCCCGCCACCGTATATCAGCGGCCGCTTAGCGGTTCGCATCAACTCAACCGCCCGCTTAATCTGGCCGGCATGGCCTTGTGTCGTTGGCTTGTACCCGCGGATGCTCAGCTCTTGCGGATGGCCGCGATACTCTGCGCGTCCCATAATCACGTTCTTTGGAAGGTCCACCAGTACCGGCCCGGGTCGGCCAGAGCGGGCGATGTAGTAGGCCTCCTTGACGATCCGAGGGATGTCCTCGGTCTTGAGGGCAAGGAAGTTGTGCTTGGTGCAGGTGCGTGTGGTACCGACGACATCGGCTTCCTGAAAAGCGTCGCAGCCCATGGCTGTTGTTGGCACCTGACCCGTAAAGACCACAATGGCCATGGAGTCCAGCAAGGCATCGGTAACGCCTGTCACGGTATTGCAGGCCCCCGGCCCGGAGGTGACCATCACCGTCCCCACCTTGCCGCTGGCCTTATAATACCCTTCTGCGGCGTGCGTCGCGCCCTGCTCATGGCGGCAGAGGATATGCCGGACCTTCGAGGCCATGGGCGCATCGGTCAATACGTCATACGTATGCAGGATCACGCCGCCCGGCATGCCGAAGACCGTATCAACGCCCTCCTCGGCCAAGCTCCTCAGCAATATCTCCGATCCCGTCAATTTCATGCTTACGTCTCCTTACCCGTAACCAAAGCCCAAGCCTTCAAACTAAAGGCTGAAAGGAAACTACCTAAAAATATTTGTGCCTTTAGTCCTCAGCCTATCTACCTGCTATCTACCTGCTTTTCCTTAGATTCTTTAGCATATCTCCGCTCTTATCGTCAATGAAAATCTTCCCCGGACGGCAGCTTCTGGACCCGTCGCCTCCAGCCAATGAACCACTGCAGTAAGCCTCTCAGCTCCTCAGAGCCCATACAGGCTGCCGCCGCGACGAATGCGACAACGC from Candidatus Methylomirabilis tolerans includes:
- the ilvB gene encoding biosynthetic-type acetolactate synthase large subunit, whose product is MKLTGSEILLRSLAEEGVDTVFGMPGGVILHTYDVLTDAPMASKVRHILCRHEQGATHAAEGYYKASGKVGTVMVTSGPGACNTVTGVTDALLDSMAIVVFTGQVPTTAMGCDAFQEADVVGTTRTCTKHNFLALKTEDIPRIVKEAYYIARSGRPGPVLVDLPKNVIMGRAEYRGHPQELSIRGYKPTTQGHAGQIKRAVELMRTAKRPLIYGGGGIIHAEAYEELRELVATTRIPVVLTLMGLGAFDTSDPLWLGMTGMHGTYWSNMAMIHCDLMIAIGSRFSDRVTGKLSEFGKQCKIIHVDIDPTSIRKTVHVDVPIVGDVRQVLGELNKEASQIERNWAGDFEEWYAQIAEWKAKHPLRYGPMQDVIKPQYAIDMVFEVSEDMNPIVATGVGQHQMWAAQRYRGHRPRRWLTSGGLGTMGYGFPAAMGAQAAFPNDLVICIDGDGSFQMTNQDLITCVENNLPVKVVIINNGYLGMVRQWQELFFNRRYSQVDLTIQPDFVKLAEAYGATGLRAKHPDEVKPVLEKAFATPGPVIVDIVTEREENCLPMIPPGGAIKDIIDYGDPIPEKLFQGLR